In Hevea brasiliensis isolate MT/VB/25A 57/8 unplaced genomic scaffold, ASM3005281v1 Scaf62, whole genome shotgun sequence, a single window of DNA contains:
- the LOC131177599 gene encoding uncharacterized protein LOC131177599, producing the protein MNNAPSENTVHSQIISGISAGTNCSAVDALHEAILQKRSRDKQGYHKSDREMLIRHDMVVLDSLEENYGTRPACLTFNDTSIACINGQDSACNMHVIPKYSRESGKIFESRSKYGLSGSLHSGKIGTKVHETKTDIILNGGNMSNIESTFNDETGELNYSYETTLSKGSVKGKCALLPVGTKISKSSKSTTKVFGEQSFSEVEGRGKIADDSKAVRMGCAIPAPGSSVVAGIGFMKTIGVRKSTRLGRQDVTGLHGIHQKSNV; encoded by the exons ATGAATAATGCACCTTCAGAAAATACAGTTCATTCTCAAATAATCAGTGGCATCTCTGCTGGTACCAATTGTTCTGCAGTTGATGCATTGCACGAGGCAATTCTGCAGAAAAGAAGCAGAGACAAGCAGGGATACCATAAATCTGACAGAGAAATGTTAATAAGACATGACATGGTTGTACTTGATtctttggaagaaaattatggaaCAAGGCCTGCCTGTTTAACCTTTAATGACACTTCCATTGCATGTATCAATGGTCAAGATAGTGCTTGTAATATGCATGTGATTCCTAAATATTCAAGGGAATCTGGGAAGATATTTGAATCAAGAAGCAAATATGGATTGTCGGGCTCATTGCATTCTGGAAAAATTGGGACAAAAGTGCATGAAACTAAAACAGATATTATTTTGAATGGAGGAAATATGTCAAATATAGAAAGTACTTTTAATGATGAGACAGGAGAATTGAATTATTCTTATGAAACAACTCTTAGTAAGGGAAGTGTAAAGGGTAAATGTGCATTGCTGCCTGTGGGTACCAAAATTTCTAAATCATCAAAATCAACAACAAAAGTCTTCGGAGAACAATCATTCTCAGAAGTAGAGGGCAGGGGAAAAATTGCTGACGATTCAA AGGCCGTTAGAATGGGGTGTGCAATTCCTGCTCCAGGAAGCAGTGTGGTTGCAGGCATTGGTTTTATGAAGACGATTGGTGTAAGGAAGTCAACTAGACTTGGTAGACAGGATGTTACAGGACTACATGGTATACACCAAAAAAGTAATGTTTAA
- the LOC131177598 gene encoding uncharacterized protein LOC131177598 — protein sequence MASLGGRGILPVPRENINTSQRGANSAGSTTKVEGMSKFLPKVKLITFDGKEPRAWLRKCTKYFEVYGVPKDQMVGIASLFLIERADAWYHNWVKGDGGHSWEDFERELCGRFGDEGLGDVVEEFMRLRQENTLEEYQDKFEDIRIRLERMMPNLGEAYFLSSFVGGLKDDIRPVVKMMKPVNLSQAIEVARLQEQLINSTRKPISYSRPYQCDFRSNILSSSAPITYKPNQPTQNYPYAPKPPITDQNANSKQPNSVQKTLPNTSQSSVNQPTTKFTSTDYTNSNTIRQPRPCFTCGEKFFPGHQCKQKTLMALQLQENDASVFQMQKQGIDEGEEEWHDVIEGEVPAVSEKVALSVHAMEGSHGVHTIRIIGQHKNRELLILIDSGSTNSFLGARVAKELKLPIIEGPAIAVTVADDRKISSSSMCPNFRWGMQQHSFVFGFKLLDMWSFDIILGVDWLRTFNSILFAFQQSRITFQHAGQLVTLQGINDLGTRSKFLHCTSSQCKLLHGKGMFSSNSGYTFAASTDLPGIICKFFRALLSASGRSYMGAQIICPSSIS from the coding sequence ATGGCTTCTCTTGGAGGAAGGGGAATTCTTCCTGTGCCAAGGGAGAACATTAATACAAGTCAGAGAGGGGCTAATAGTGCTGGATCTACAACTAAAGTTGAAGGTATGTCCAAATTTTTGCCTAAAGTTAAGTTGATTACTTTTGATGGCAAAGAACCTAGGGCTTGGCTAAGGAAATGTACCAAGTATTTTGAGGTATATGGGGTTCCTAAGGATCAAATGGTGGGAATAGCAAGTTTATTTTTGATAGAAAGGGCTGATGCATGGTATCATAACTGGGTTAAGGGTGATGGAGGTCATTCTTGGGAAGATTTTGAGAGGGAATTGTGTGGCAGGTTTGGGGATGAAGGATTAGGGGATGTAGTTGAAGAATTCATGAGGTTAAGGCAAGAAAACACTCTTGAGGAGTATCAAGATAAATTTGAAGATATTAGAATTAGGTTGGAAAGGATGATGCCTAATCTTGGAGAAGCTTATTTTCTGTCAAGTTTTGTTGGGGGGTTGAAGGATGATATTAGACCTGTGGTTAAGATGATGAAGCCCGTGAATCTTTCTCAAGCTATTGAGGTTGCAAGATTGCAAGAACAACTCATAAACTCTACCAGGAAACCAATTTCTTATTCTAGACCCTACCAATGTGATTTCAGATCTAATATCCTTTCATCTTCAGCACCTATTACCTATAAACCTAATCAACCTACTCAGAATTATCCTTATGCTCCTAAACCCCCTATAACAGACCAGAATGCCAATTCAAAACAACCAAATTCTGTGCAGAAAACCTTACCTAACACTAGTCAGTCTTCTGTCAACCAACCTACAACTAAATTTACTTCCACCGATTACACTAATTCAAATACCATTAGACAACCCAGACCTTGTTTTACGTGTGGAGAGAAATTCTTTCCTGGCCATCAATGTAAACAGAAAACTCTCATGGCCCTGCAATTGCAAGAGAATGATGCCTCAGTATTTCAGATGCAAAAACAAGGAATAGATGAGGGGGAAGAGGAATGGCATGATGTTATAGAAGGAGAAGTACCTGCTGTATCTGAAAAAGTTGCTCTGTCAGTGCATGCTATGGAAGGCAGTCATGGGGTTCATACTATAAGGATAATTGGGCAGCATAAGAACAGGGAATTGTTGATATTAATAGATAGTGGTAGTACCAACAGTTTCTTGGGTGCAAGAGTGGCAAAAGAGCTGAAGTTACCTATTATTGAAGGGCCTGCAATTGCTGTGACAGTAGCTGATGACAGGAAAATTTCTAGCAGCAGCATGTGTCCTAACTTTAGATGGGGAATGCAGCAACACTCTTTCGTATTTGGCTTCAAGCTATTAGACATGTGGAGTTTTGATATTATTTTGGGAGTTGACTGGTTGAGGACATTTAATTCCATTTTATTTGCTTTTCAGCAATCAAGAATTACTTTCCAGCATGCAGGGCAGTTGGTTACATTGCAAGGAATCAATGATTTGGGCACTCGATCTAAATTTCTGCACTGTACCAGTTCTCAATGTAAATTGTTGCATGGGAAGGGAATGTTCAGCAGTAATTCTGGTTATACTTTTGCTGCATCAACTGATTTACCAGGGATAATTTGCAAATTCTTCAGGGCCTTGTTAAGTGCCAGCGGAAGAAGCTACATGGGGGCTCAAATCATTTGTCCTAGCTCAATTTCTTAA